The Nocardioides campestrisoli genome includes a window with the following:
- a CDS encoding WhiB family transcriptional regulator yields MWVEDWTSKAACRDSAPDQLFVRGAEQNKAKQLCTGCSVRTECLAEALDNQIEWGVWGGMTERERRALLRRRPGSSWRNVLETAREEHTRTGSPASPAVQV; encoded by the coding sequence ATGTGGGTCGAGGACTGGACGTCAAAGGCAGCTTGTCGGGATTCAGCCCCCGACCAGCTGTTCGTGCGCGGCGCCGAGCAGAACAAGGCCAAGCAGCTGTGCACCGGTTGCTCCGTGCGTACCGAGTGCCTCGCGGAAGCGCTCGACAACCAGATCGAGTGGGGCGTCTGGGGTGGCATGACCGAGCGTGAGCGCCGGGCGCTGCTGCGTCGGCGCCCCGGCTCCAGCTGGCGCAACGTGCTGGAGACCGCCCGCGAGGAGCACACCCGCACCGGCTCGCCCGCGAGCCCGGCCGTCCAGGTCTGA